The following proteins come from a genomic window of Natrinema saccharevitans:
- a CDS encoding glycosyltransferase family 4 protein produces the protein MTRLALVTPRYPPTHAGGGEISARLLAEQLHVRDAVDEVVVYSFDGESTETVGEVPVFRLTDVPQYPYTLPNEIAYRKLRAVGPDPDVIHAYNMHLHPAVGRLSATLDVPAVATLNAYPLVDWAEVNVTPSFKRRLYEQTLLRLERSRLLGQMSNIDLFLPLSSAVERVYRNNGLEDADYEVIPNMLDPSFSVPDDSGETGRFRLLYVGYLRDTKGVRYLIDAMDWLPEQVELTVVGDGPERDTLAERAADTAAADRIEFTGSVPYEAVTRAYADADVFVHPGVWPEPFGRTILEAMQAGLPVVATDIGGPAETVPQSELLATPGDPASLGECIEHAIANRDRIARENRQFVEDRYHPDVVVPQFHEVYERVLRD, from the coding sequence ATGACACGACTCGCCCTCGTCACCCCTCGCTACCCGCCGACCCACGCCGGCGGCGGTGAGATCAGCGCCCGCTTGCTCGCCGAACAGCTTCACGTTCGAGACGCCGTCGACGAAGTCGTCGTCTACTCGTTCGACGGCGAGTCGACGGAAACGGTCGGGGAAGTTCCGGTTTTCCGACTTACGGACGTTCCTCAGTATCCCTACACCCTACCGAACGAAATCGCCTACCGGAAACTCAGGGCGGTCGGTCCGGATCCCGACGTAATTCACGCGTACAACATGCACCTCCATCCCGCCGTGGGACGGCTCTCCGCGACGCTCGACGTTCCCGCGGTGGCGACGCTGAACGCGTACCCGCTCGTCGACTGGGCCGAGGTGAACGTGACCCCGTCGTTCAAGCGTCGACTGTACGAGCAGACGTTGTTGCGTCTCGAACGGTCCCGCCTGCTGGGACAGATGTCGAACATCGACCTGTTCCTGCCGCTCAGCAGCGCCGTCGAGCGCGTCTACCGAAACAACGGCCTCGAGGACGCCGACTACGAGGTGATCCCGAACATGCTCGATCCGTCGTTTTCCGTCCCCGACGACTCAGGAGAGACGGGCCGGTTCCGGTTGCTGTACGTCGGCTACCTCCGGGACACGAAGGGCGTTCGGTATCTGATCGATGCAATGGACTGGCTCCCCGAGCAGGTCGAATTGACGGTCGTCGGCGACGGCCCGGAACGAGACACACTGGCGGAGCGGGCCGCGGATACCGCCGCGGCCGACAGAATCGAGTTCACCGGCTCGGTCCCCTACGAGGCGGTCACACGAGCGTACGCTGACGCGGACGTATTCGTCCACCCCGGCGTCTGGCCGGAGCCGTTCGGCCGGACGATCCTCGAGGCCATGCAGGCTGGATTGCCCGTCGTCGCGACCGATATCGGCGGTCCGGCCGAAACCGTCCCGCAATCGGAGCTGCTGGCGACACCCGGCGATCCAGCGAGTCTGGGCGAGTGCATCGAACACGCCATCGCGAACCGCGACCGGATCGCCCGAGAGAATCGGCAGTTCGTTGAAGACCGGTATCACCCCGACGTCGTCGTGCCACAGTTTCACGAGGTCTACGAGCGAGTCTTGCGTGATTGA
- a CDS encoding oligosaccharyl transferase, archaeosortase A system-associated, translated as MSTDTERVDEGTETSTLETLQNWYHLPVLGAVMLFMVWLRTQSYDRFVTGDGTPALAGIDSWYQWRTISWTAENYPHTMPYEVWTGFPTGTSVGQFGTLFDQLIVTAAMIVGLGDPSPQTLYAVSLLAIPVMAALVAIPVFYAGRRLGGTIGGLVSVVVLALSKGQFLSRSTVGQLDHHAGEVLFMAFAVLAMMVALTAGEREKPAYELLAAKDWDALRTPAIYSALAGLAMALYVWVWPSAIVLIGIFGVFFAVQLCLDYLRGVSPDHVAFVGAISLGVTTVLTTLLIDQAGIGITSFSFLQPLSALLVALGCVFMAWLAREWNNRDLDRRYYPVAIVGIAAAAVLVMWVALPGLYDTFVGNLTSRLLPLNPSTGTLTIQEAQPPDAFFEHVFREFGSAFYTMLAGLTFLAIRPLLGRKFRAEHTLVIVWSLFLISMTATQVRFSYYLVLAVAIVNAAFIAELVQLFSLDLTGSLESIKSIETYQVIVVVLVVVLLFAPLLPPLATATAWGSAQGGGPHPSATTWEDSNEWLQENTPAPGNYGDANNADQLDYYGTYSPEGSDYEYPEGAYGVLSWWDYGHLITTQAERIPHSNPFQQNARSSSAFLTAQSEERAELILDAIATGESVSEQSNEELETIVEGNETDEEIRYVMIDDQMIGGKFSAITAWTGPDYASYVQNEQYRSGNSTVQLPSSNENYENTTIASLYRQDAASMEHYRLVHESDDYAIVGGMQVGNQRLPHYSLSFSQYNRATGQNLETGWSNQTAAIQQQLAQARSNDQVYQQLGVPMWDAHVESRVKTYERVEGATITGSVDAESIDADNATAVVSVPLETGPGRTFSYRQNVDVDADGSFEVTVPYATNDELGVEDGHTDSSVEALGNYTVRAIAPSGNETVQYGGETTVPEPAVVNGESVDVSLEEIETDTGNESDETAGNETTGNEADDDGTTDDGTTDDGSTDNETAAAVAPIAADPAT; from the coding sequence ATGAGTACGGACACCGAACGCGTCGACGAGGGAACTGAAACCTCCACCCTCGAGACGCTACAAAACTGGTATCACCTCCCCGTACTCGGGGCCGTGATGCTGTTTATGGTCTGGTTGCGGACCCAGTCGTACGATCGGTTCGTCACCGGCGATGGAACGCCCGCGCTCGCGGGTATCGACTCGTGGTATCAGTGGCGGACGATCAGCTGGACGGCCGAGAACTACCCGCACACGATGCCCTACGAGGTGTGGACCGGGTTCCCGACCGGCACCTCCGTCGGTCAGTTCGGGACGCTGTTCGATCAGCTCATCGTCACGGCCGCGATGATCGTCGGCCTCGGCGATCCGTCGCCCCAAACGCTGTACGCGGTCTCCCTGCTCGCGATCCCCGTCATGGCCGCCCTGGTCGCGATTCCCGTCTTCTACGCGGGCCGCCGCCTCGGCGGCACCATCGGTGGGCTCGTCTCCGTGGTCGTTCTCGCGCTCTCGAAGGGGCAGTTCCTCTCGCGATCGACCGTCGGCCAACTCGATCACCACGCCGGCGAGGTCCTGTTCATGGCGTTCGCCGTCCTCGCGATGATGGTCGCACTGACCGCGGGGGAACGCGAAAAGCCGGCGTACGAACTGCTCGCCGCGAAAGACTGGGACGCGCTGCGAACGCCGGCGATCTACAGCGCTCTCGCGGGCCTCGCCATGGCGCTGTACGTCTGGGTCTGGCCGTCGGCGATCGTCCTGATCGGCATCTTCGGTGTCTTCTTCGCCGTTCAGCTCTGTCTCGACTATCTCCGAGGCGTCTCGCCCGATCACGTCGCCTTCGTCGGTGCCATCAGCTTGGGCGTCACGACCGTCCTGACGACGCTGCTGATCGACCAGGCCGGGATCGGAATCACGAGTTTCAGCTTCCTCCAACCGCTGAGCGCGCTCCTCGTCGCCCTCGGCTGTGTCTTCATGGCCTGGCTCGCTCGGGAGTGGAACAATCGGGACCTCGATCGGCGCTACTACCCGGTCGCTATCGTCGGTATCGCCGCCGCCGCGGTGCTGGTCATGTGGGTCGCGCTCCCCGGCCTCTACGACACGTTCGTCGGGAACCTGACGAGCCGACTGCTGCCGCTCAACCCGAGTACGGGGACGCTTACGATCCAGGAAGCCCAGCCCCCGGACGCCTTCTTCGAGCACGTGTTCCGGGAGTTCGGCAGCGCGTTCTACACGATGCTCGCGGGACTCACGTTCCTCGCGATCCGTCCCCTGCTGGGCCGGAAGTTCCGGGCTGAACACACCCTCGTCATCGTTTGGTCGCTGTTCCTGATCAGCATGACCGCGACCCAGGTCCGGTTCTCGTACTACCTCGTCCTCGCGGTCGCGATCGTCAACGCCGCGTTCATCGCGGAACTCGTCCAACTCTTCAGTCTCGATCTCACGGGGAGTCTCGAGTCGATCAAATCGATCGAGACCTACCAGGTGATCGTCGTCGTTCTCGTCGTCGTCCTCTTGTTCGCGCCGTTGCTTCCGCCGCTGGCGACGGCGACCGCGTGGGGGAGCGCCCAGGGTGGCGGACCGCATCCTTCCGCTACGACGTGGGAGGACTCCAACGAGTGGCTCCAGGAGAACACGCCGGCACCGGGTAACTACGGCGACGCGAACAACGCCGATCAGCTCGACTACTACGGTACGTACTCCCCCGAGGGTAGCGATTACGAGTACCCCGAGGGCGCGTACGGCGTGCTGTCGTGGTGGGACTACGGCCACCTGATAACGACCCAGGCCGAGCGGATTCCCCACTCGAACCCGTTCCAGCAGAACGCACGATCCTCGTCGGCGTTCCTGACCGCCCAGTCCGAGGAGCGAGCGGAGCTGATCCTCGACGCGATCGCCACCGGCGAATCCGTCTCCGAGCAGTCCAACGAGGAACTCGAGACGATCGTCGAGGGCAACGAGACCGACGAGGAGATCCGGTACGTGATGATCGACGATCAAATGATCGGCGGGAAATTTAGTGCGATTACGGCATGGACCGGGCCGGACTACGCTTCGTATGTCCAGAACGAACAGTATCGATCCGGTAATAGTACGGTTCAGCTTCCGTCAAGCAACGAAAACTACGAAAACACGACGATTGCGTCGCTGTATCGGCAGGACGCGGCCAGCATGGAACACTACCGGCTGGTTCACGAGAGCGACGACTACGCGATCGTCGGCGGGATGCAGGTCGGGAATCAGCGACTCCCCCACTATTCACTCTCGTTTAGCCAGTACAACCGTGCGACCGGACAGAATCTCGAGACTGGCTGGAGCAATCAGACGGCCGCGATCCAGCAACAGCTCGCACAGGCCCGAAGCAACGATCAGGTGTATCAACAACTCGGCGTTCCGATGTGGGACGCTCACGTCGAGTCGAGAGTCAAGACCTACGAACGCGTCGAGGGAGCGACGATTACCGGCAGCGTCGACGCCGAGTCGATCGACGCCGACAACGCCACGGCCGTAGTCAGCGTCCCGCTCGAGACGGGTCCCGGACGGACGTTCTCCTACAGGCAGAACGTCGACGTGGACGCGGACGGCAGTTTCGAGGTGACCGTCCCGTACGCGACGAATGACGAACTCGGTGTCGAAGACGGCCACACCGACAGTAGCGTCGAAGCGCTGGGCAACTACACCGTTCGAGCAATCGCGCCGTCCGGCAACGAGACCGTCCAGTACGGCGGCGAAACGACGGTTCCGGAACCGGCCGTCGTCAACGGCGAATCGGTCGACGTCTCCCTCGAGGAGATCGAGACCGACACGGGCAACGAGAGCGACGAAACTGCTGGGAACGAAACGACCGGCAACGAGGCGGACGACGACGGCACGACCGACGATGGCACGACCGACGACGGCTCGACGGACAACGAGACGGCGGCGGCCGTCGCGCCGATCGCCGCCGATCCGGCGACCTGA
- a CDS encoding alkaline phosphatase family protein encodes MLRHEVSVDNIKRALKNPDQAVDETLYELFYRIPMTYANTVTTIGTNVFTREWEVLILLDTCRVDALRAVADEYDFISSVDSIRSVGGRSPEWIAKTFVDEYEGTIRETAYLTTNVFTEPILDTASPDAGSLADKSFTYDLLDRIPTVGVETLGKCEYLFECEPVGESGPLGHTEGGTPPRYVTDRGIDVARNESFDRLILHYLQPHPPYMARALEEDRPLYKHERDWWGYIGETDDKDTIWETYLDELRFVLDDVELLLQNMDAERVVISSDHGDAFGEFWEFGHKTGSMHPNVRNVPWVETSATDTGSYTPEFEAPSTNDADNDLAEQLEALGYKM; translated from the coding sequence ATGCTGCGGCACGAAGTGAGCGTCGACAATATTAAGAGGGCTCTAAAGAACCCCGATCAGGCCGTTGACGAGACTCTTTACGAACTTTTCTATCGGATCCCAATGACGTATGCAAATACGGTAACGACCATCGGGACGAACGTCTTCACACGCGAGTGGGAGGTGTTGATTCTGCTGGATACCTGCCGTGTCGACGCGCTTCGCGCGGTTGCCGACGAGTACGACTTCATCTCATCGGTTGATAGCATTCGTTCGGTCGGCGGTCGATCCCCCGAGTGGATCGCCAAGACGTTCGTCGACGAATACGAGGGGACGATCCGGGAAACGGCGTACCTCACTACGAACGTCTTCACGGAGCCGATCCTCGACACTGCAAGCCCCGATGCCGGATCGTTAGCTGATAAAAGCTTTACCTATGATCTACTGGACAGAATCCCGACCGTCGGCGTAGAGACGCTGGGGAAGTGCGAGTACCTGTTCGAATGCGAACCGGTTGGCGAATCGGGACCACTGGGCCACACTGAGGGAGGGACGCCGCCTCGATACGTAACTGACAGGGGTATCGATGTCGCCCGCAATGAGAGCTTCGACCGTCTTATTCTCCACTATCTTCAGCCACACCCACCCTACATGGCGCGGGCGCTCGAGGAAGACCGCCCGTTGTACAAACACGAACGAGACTGGTGGGGATACATAGGGGAAACGGATGATAAAGACACGATTTGGGAGACGTATCTGGACGAACTACGGTTCGTACTCGACGACGTAGAACTACTCCTGCAAAACATGGACGCCGAACGGGTCGTTATCTCGTCCGATCACGGTGACGCGTTCGGTGAATTCTGGGAGTTCGGCCACAAAACGGGTAGCATGCATCCGAACGTCCGAAACGTGCCATGGGTAGAGACGTCCGCAACGGACACCGGTTCGTACACTCCGGAGTTCGAAGCACCATCGACGAACGACGCGGATAACGATCTCGCCGAGCAACTCGAGGCCTTAGGATACAAAATGTAA
- a CDS encoding Cdc6/Cdc18 family protein gives MDLQERIARRRSAREGRRLVVDRNALSPVVHRPEPIGRGPVLEQLLDALEPVFDGELPPPVAVVGPAGSGTSAIVTALFDAMDEGFGGSSRAIETTTRGGTTGPATWFVTVDGRRVGSPFAFYRAVLSGLSSERVPESGVGTDDLRDRLRKRLRRADRRAVVAVDHHDEPEALGADQGRELLAPVADRVTVVSVGASEPADHEGPTVTVPAYRDHELVDVITDRVSTGLAAGALDHDAVRDLAAWADGNAHDALAALFGAAVLAVEDDADRIERPHLERARAAVPDDGVHVARALALSETRQRVLSALVALEPDDRPIDEIAAAVADRSSLTAGTVERFLYELADRGVVERLPVTVTSSGSGRRPSTVEPRFPTIAFRALTTADGDG, from the coding sequence ATGGACCTGCAGGAACGGATCGCCAGACGGCGGTCGGCCCGAGAGGGGCGACGGCTCGTCGTCGATCGCAACGCGCTCAGTCCGGTCGTCCACCGGCCGGAGCCGATCGGCCGGGGCCCGGTCCTCGAGCAACTGCTGGACGCCCTCGAGCCGGTCTTCGACGGCGAGTTGCCGCCCCCGGTCGCCGTCGTCGGCCCCGCCGGCTCGGGCACGTCGGCGATCGTGACGGCGCTGTTCGACGCCATGGACGAGGGGTTCGGCGGCTCGAGCCGGGCGATCGAGACGACGACCCGCGGCGGCACCACCGGCCCGGCGACCTGGTTCGTCACCGTCGACGGCCGCCGGGTCGGGAGCCCCTTCGCGTTCTACCGGGCGGTGCTGTCCGGGCTCTCGAGCGAGCGGGTCCCCGAGAGCGGCGTCGGGACCGACGACTTGCGCGACCGACTCCGCAAGCGACTGCGCCGCGCCGATCGGCGGGCGGTCGTCGCCGTCGATCACCACGACGAACCCGAGGCGCTCGGGGCCGACCAGGGCCGGGAACTGCTCGCGCCCGTCGCCGATCGGGTCACCGTCGTCTCGGTCGGCGCATCCGAACCGGCCGATCACGAGGGACCGACCGTCACCGTCCCGGCCTACCGCGATCACGAACTCGTCGACGTGATCACCGATCGCGTCTCCACGGGGCTCGCCGCGGGCGCGCTCGATCACGACGCCGTCCGCGACCTCGCGGCCTGGGCCGACGGGAACGCCCACGACGCGCTGGCGGCGCTGTTCGGCGCGGCCGTCCTCGCCGTCGAGGACGACGCCGATCGGATCGAGCGGCCCCACCTCGAGCGGGCCCGTGCGGCCGTCCCCGACGACGGCGTCCACGTCGCTCGGGCGCTGGCGCTCTCGGAAACCCGCCAGCGGGTGCTGTCGGCGCTGGTCGCGCTCGAGCCGGACGACCGGCCGATCGACGAGATCGCGGCCGCCGTCGCCGATCGGTCGTCGCTGACCGCCGGGACGGTCGAACGGTTCCTGTACGAACTCGCCGACCGGGGCGTCGTCGAACGACTGCCCGTGACGGTAACGTCGAGCGGCAGCGGTCGCCGGCCGAGTACGGTCGAACCGCGGTTTCCGACGATCGCGTTCCGCGCGTTGACGACGGCCGACGGCGACGGCTGA
- the aglG gene encoding glucosyl-dolichyl phosphate glucuronosyltransferase, translating to MKVSVVICTYAMDRYDVFSECVDSVLAQTYDPLEIVLVVDGNEPVFDRVRDDYGDLEDVVLHCNDENQGISYSRTRGAEIATGDVVAFIDDDAVAEADWVAELARVYEETDAIAVGGHVAPDWVTEKPDFFPAEFYWLVGCDERGMGDHMEELRNTYGSNISYRRDVFLAVGGYDENTGRKGDRHIQAHEAPVCIRMANKYGKGVIYNTDAVVHHKLFDYRGDFRWLVARSFWQGYSKRIMDLLLPEAKGDKNEYLGQLMLEFVPSRLSELVRRPSSAKVQQLVTIFIFTAAVGFGYLYGLTDVDRAELTAERDAPSGA from the coding sequence ATGAAGGTCTCCGTCGTCATCTGTACGTACGCGATGGACCGGTACGACGTCTTCTCCGAGTGTGTCGATAGCGTCCTCGCACAGACCTACGACCCGCTCGAGATCGTCCTCGTCGTCGACGGCAACGAGCCGGTCTTCGACCGCGTGCGAGACGACTACGGGGACCTCGAGGACGTCGTTCTCCACTGTAACGACGAGAACCAGGGCATCTCTTACAGTCGAACTCGCGGAGCCGAGATCGCGACCGGCGACGTGGTCGCGTTCATCGACGACGACGCCGTGGCCGAAGCGGACTGGGTCGCGGAACTGGCTCGCGTCTACGAGGAGACCGACGCGATCGCAGTCGGCGGCCACGTCGCCCCCGACTGGGTGACCGAAAAGCCCGACTTCTTCCCCGCGGAGTTCTACTGGCTCGTCGGCTGTGACGAGCGCGGGATGGGGGATCACATGGAGGAGTTGCGAAACACGTACGGCTCGAACATCTCCTACCGGCGGGACGTCTTCCTTGCCGTCGGCGGCTACGACGAGAACACCGGCCGAAAGGGCGACCGCCACATCCAGGCCCACGAAGCACCGGTCTGTATTCGGATGGCGAACAAGTACGGGAAGGGCGTGATCTACAACACCGACGCGGTCGTCCACCACAAGCTGTTCGACTACCGGGGCGACTTCCGGTGGCTCGTCGCCCGCTCGTTCTGGCAGGGCTACTCGAAACGAATCATGGACCTGCTGTTACCCGAGGCGAAGGGGGATAAAAACGAGTATCTCGGACAACTCATGCTCGAGTTCGTTCCGAGTCGGTTGTCGGAACTCGTGCGACGGCCCTCGAGTGCGAAGGTCCAACAGCTCGTGACTATCTTTATTTTTACCGCAGCGGTCGGCTTCGGTTACCTGTACGGACTGACCGACGTGGACCGGGCGGAACTGACCGCCGAACGCGACGCGCCGAGCGGCGCGTGA
- a CDS encoding glycosyltransferase yields the protein MTNFEPASRGLAVAHWGEHANGGGDRLAWELARVFEDAPFYVGWRDESIEPTDIEAEQLIQGRLLNRALERGGLARQLAHLVGWQLAEPLREYDVLVTSGNEPLFYVAPTEQTWVAYVHHTNRRQSDQITEVESGRFPRLRLLLYYAIRVLFDHNTHRPDRYVVNSELVKRRLERYWGVPSEKISVVYPPVDTHEYDPNDEETGEYYATLSRLDWHKDVDGIVRAFNDLGRRLLVAGDGPERERLERLAGDNVEFLGYVDEAEKRRLLSGAKAFVFNGRDEDFGIAPVEALAAGTPLLGVEEGMTQFQVVDGKNGYCHTRSGEAGPSLAETIRRFETEGIEWSPSEIAAFAERFSVDAFHEGMREAVDTAVASADITPDWYEAYETGD from the coding sequence ATGACTAATTTCGAACCCGCCAGCCGAGGACTGGCGGTCGCCCACTGGGGCGAACACGCCAACGGCGGTGGCGATCGCCTCGCTTGGGAACTCGCCCGTGTCTTCGAAGACGCGCCGTTCTACGTCGGCTGGCGCGACGAGTCGATCGAGCCGACCGACATCGAGGCCGAACAGCTCATCCAGGGCCGGTTACTGAACCGAGCCCTCGAGCGGGGCGGGCTGGCGCGACAGCTCGCGCACCTCGTGGGCTGGCAGCTCGCCGAGCCCCTGCGGGAGTACGACGTCCTCGTCACGAGCGGGAACGAGCCGCTGTTTTACGTCGCCCCGACCGAGCAGACCTGGGTCGCCTACGTCCATCACACGAACCGCAGGCAGTCCGACCAGATCACCGAGGTCGAGTCCGGCCGCTTCCCTCGGCTCCGATTACTCCTCTATTACGCGATTCGGGTCCTGTTCGATCACAACACTCACCGGCCGGACCGCTACGTCGTCAACTCCGAACTCGTCAAGCGCCGCCTCGAGCGCTACTGGGGCGTACCGAGCGAGAAGATCAGCGTCGTCTATCCGCCCGTCGATACCCACGAGTACGACCCGAACGACGAGGAGACCGGCGAGTACTACGCGACACTCTCGCGGCTGGACTGGCACAAGGACGTCGACGGGATCGTCAGGGCGTTCAACGACCTCGGTCGGCGACTGCTCGTCGCCGGCGACGGTCCCGAACGCGAGCGCCTCGAGCGGTTGGCCGGCGACAACGTCGAGTTCCTGGGTTACGTCGACGAGGCCGAGAAACGACGCCTGCTGTCGGGCGCGAAGGCCTTCGTGTTCAACGGCCGCGACGAGGACTTCGGGATCGCTCCGGTCGAAGCGCTGGCGGCCGGCACGCCGCTGCTCGGCGTCGAAGAGGGGATGACACAGTTCCAGGTCGTCGACGGGAAGAACGGCTACTGCCACACGCGATCGGGCGAAGCCGGGCCCTCGCTGGCCGAGACGATCCGCCGGTTCGAGACGGAGGGGATCGAGTGGTCGCCGTCGGAGATCGCTGCCTTCGCCGAGCGGTTCTCCGTGGACGCGTTCCACGAGGGGATGCGGGAGGCGGTCGATACCGCGGTTGCGAGCGCCGATATCACGCCCGATTGGTACGAGGCGTACGAAACCGGCGATTGA
- a CDS encoding DUF368 domain-containing protein: MRELFAVYLKGFSMGSADVVPGVSGATIALILGIYDRLIRAITTIDPRKFRSTWRLHEPAQRAALRVELERIDAGFLTALGLGIATAIVVLSRVLHAAITEYPVPTYGFFFGLIGASAIVLYGEIDRWTARRIAVSIAGIAIAAAITGVTAAGVSHGPAMIVLAGAIAVCAMILPGISGAFFLLLLGQYEFMTATLTAFVDGLFGLAGGGAAGPVVESGTIVALYLLGTVIGLFTMAHIVRRALERYRAATLAVLVSLMVGALRLPATEIATNVGPEPTATLPTAVAAGIVGVVAVLLANRYTAGLEYDDPAGDSSN, translated from the coding sequence ATGCGGGAGCTTTTCGCCGTCTACTTGAAGGGATTCTCCATGGGGTCTGCCGACGTCGTGCCCGGTGTGTCGGGCGCGACGATCGCGCTGATTCTCGGGATCTACGATCGGTTGATTCGGGCGATCACGACGATCGATCCCCGAAAATTTCGATCGACGTGGCGACTCCACGAGCCGGCCCAGCGAGCGGCCCTCCGAGTCGAACTCGAGCGGATCGACGCCGGGTTTCTGACGGCGCTCGGACTGGGGATCGCGACGGCGATCGTGGTTCTGTCGCGGGTGTTACACGCCGCGATAACCGAGTATCCGGTGCCGACTTATGGCTTTTTCTTCGGGTTGATCGGCGCGTCGGCGATCGTGTTGTACGGCGAGATCGATCGCTGGACCGCCCGTCGGATCGCCGTCTCGATCGCGGGGATCGCGATCGCCGCCGCGATCACCGGCGTGACGGCGGCCGGCGTCTCACACGGGCCGGCGATGATCGTCCTCGCGGGTGCGATCGCGGTCTGTGCGATGATCCTACCGGGGATCTCGGGGGCCTTTTTCCTGTTGTTACTGGGCCAGTACGAGTTCATGACCGCGACGCTGACCGCGTTCGTCGACGGCCTGTTCGGGCTGGCTGGCGGCGGCGCCGCCGGGCCGGTCGTCGAGTCGGGGACCATCGTCGCGCTGTACTTGCTCGGGACGGTGATCGGGCTGTTTACGATGGCACATATCGTCCGCCGCGCGCTCGAGCGCTACCGGGCGGCGACGCTTGCCGTTCTGGTGAGTCTGATGGTGGGGGCGTTGCGCCTGCCGGCGACCGAGATCGCGACCAACGTCGGGCCGGAGCCGACCGCGACGCTGCCGACTGCGGTGGCGGCGGGGATCGTCGGCGTCGTCGCCGTCCTACTGGCGAACCGATACACCGCCGGACTCGAGTACGACGACCCCGCCGGCGATAGTAGCAACTGA
- a CDS encoding glycosyltransferase family 61 protein encodes MIPTEFSPRKLTRKLAADGAGESIVAAGDLLTRKRLGRPVFDPLVERGVVRTISRDALGSTASEIITVPGDDGEQSSPFVALVEDGRVLSETGLALTPQREILEESAAAPDQAQQAMMAMLSRQLFYGDAPLRGLLSGHRRRDFREVADSLDTAAPLMPRYPNYYHWIVETVPKIRYIRAFEDATGERVTLLIPQDAPPFVDETLELLEWPKWRIEYATKPAYDVSRLVVPSFPERRAEDFAWLRGEILDRAPETTPESGDNVYVSRANAVERRVVNETEVMDVLSQFGFSCYRLEERSLERNARLFADADVVVGPHGAGLTDIVFADDCTLVELFGDKVKQPYRLLAATLGVSYEPMYCRAESADIVVDTILLKETVREIQSQ; translated from the coding sequence ATGATACCGACTGAGTTCAGTCCTCGAAAGCTAACGCGAAAGCTCGCGGCCGACGGGGCCGGGGAGTCGATCGTCGCGGCCGGCGATTTGCTGACCCGGAAACGACTCGGTCGGCCCGTCTTCGATCCGCTCGTCGAACGTGGCGTCGTTCGGACCATCTCCCGGGACGCCCTCGGATCGACCGCAAGTGAAATCATCACGGTTCCGGGAGACGACGGGGAGCAGTCGTCCCCGTTCGTCGCGCTCGTCGAGGATGGACGCGTCCTCTCGGAGACCGGACTGGCACTGACCCCGCAACGCGAAATCCTCGAGGAAAGCGCCGCCGCGCCGGACCAGGCTCAGCAGGCGATGATGGCGATGCTCTCCAGACAACTGTTCTACGGCGACGCCCCGCTCCGTGGCCTGCTATCGGGACATCGCCGACGCGACTTCCGCGAAGTCGCCGACTCGCTGGACACCGCCGCACCGCTTATGCCACGGTATCCGAACTACTATCACTGGATCGTCGAGACGGTTCCGAAGATCCGCTATATCCGGGCGTTCGAGGATGCAACCGGCGAGCGCGTGACACTGTTGATACCGCAGGATGCGCCGCCGTTCGTTGACGAAACGCTCGAGTTGCTCGAGTGGCCCAAGTGGCGAATCGAGTACGCGACGAAACCGGCATACGACGTCTCGCGTCTCGTCGTCCCGTCGTTCCCGGAGCGACGCGCCGAGGACTTCGCGTGGCTCCGCGGAGAGATACTCGACCGCGCGCCCGAAACGACGCCGGAGAGCGGCGACAACGTCTATGTCTCGCGTGCCAATGCCGTCGAACGTCGCGTGGTAAATGAAACAGAGGTCATGGATGTCCTGTCGCAGTTCGGCTTTTCGTGCTATCGGCTGGAGGAACGGTCACTCGAGCGGAACGCGCGGCTGTTCGCCGATGCAGACGTTGTCGTCGGTCCGCACGGAGCGGGCCTCACCGACATCGTCTTCGCCGACGACTGCACTCTCGTAGAACTGTTCGGCGACAAGGTCAAACAACCCTACCGGCTGTTGGC